One Paraglaciecola mesophila genomic region harbors:
- a CDS encoding PLP-dependent aminotransferase family protein, which yields MSQFKYIALAAELKHKIISNVWRAEERLPSIRVLSSEYQVSKVSVQNALHKLEANGLVKARSRSGYYVVAQDSSSPVLSQTTQKAPGLVTMPAVFHEIMARSAAFDIYPSGNVKAPSSHIQTLNRNINRAMRQQAARHALYYGSPKGDIALREQISQHYRGRDLFISAEEICITSGCQNSLFLALSSCCQPGDTVAIESPSFYGILQLLQTLKLNVIEIPASFSDGLPTQALEQAAQQWRIKACIVTPNFATPTGACMPQEEKRTLCRLAQKYEFTLIEDDIYGDLGFHFSTQPLKGLDQQNNVILCSSFSKSLSRDLRTGWIMGGKHHEAIVHLSMVNNLANNQAVQQGLARFISEGHFRRHLLQYRQTLEKQRNELINILRENWFVPFTYTTPSGGLALMVTFEQTVNCIHIYQEAIKEGIIPTPGNLFSTNDAFSNSMRLSFVHEISGKRLAAIKRLGQLVRSHV from the coding sequence ATGAGCCAATTTAAATACATTGCTCTGGCGGCTGAGCTAAAACATAAAATCATCTCAAATGTATGGCGTGCAGAAGAGCGCTTGCCGTCAATTCGTGTTCTGAGCAGCGAATATCAGGTTTCCAAAGTTTCGGTTCAAAATGCATTGCACAAACTAGAAGCAAACGGCTTAGTAAAAGCGCGATCTCGCTCAGGCTACTATGTTGTCGCCCAAGACAGTTCATCTCCTGTACTGTCACAAACAACACAAAAGGCGCCAGGTTTAGTCACCATGCCAGCTGTTTTTCACGAAATTATGGCGCGCTCAGCCGCCTTCGACATTTATCCTAGCGGTAATGTCAAAGCGCCAAGTTCACACATTCAAACCCTTAATCGAAATATTAACCGTGCAATGCGACAACAAGCAGCACGTCATGCGCTTTATTATGGGTCCCCTAAAGGGGATATCGCGCTGAGGGAACAAATAAGCCAACATTACAGAGGTCGTGACTTATTCATTTCAGCAGAGGAAATTTGCATCACGTCGGGTTGCCAGAATAGTCTATTCTTGGCTTTGAGCAGCTGTTGCCAGCCAGGCGATACGGTGGCAATTGAGAGTCCTTCGTTCTACGGAATTTTACAACTACTACAGACACTAAAACTCAATGTTATCGAGATCCCCGCGTCATTTAGTGACGGGTTACCGACTCAAGCATTAGAGCAAGCGGCACAGCAATGGCGGATTAAAGCATGCATTGTCACCCCGAATTTCGCCACCCCTACGGGAGCCTGTATGCCTCAAGAGGAAAAGCGAACATTATGTCGATTGGCACAAAAATATGAATTCACCCTTATTGAAGATGATATATACGGGGATTTAGGTTTTCATTTTTCAACTCAACCACTAAAAGGTTTGGATCAGCAAAATAACGTGATCTTATGTAGCTCTTTTTCCAAATCCCTTTCACGTGACCTGCGCACAGGTTGGATAATGGGAGGCAAACACCATGAGGCTATTGTGCATTTGTCAATGGTGAATAACTTAGCCAATAATCAAGCGGTTCAACAAGGTTTAGCGCGTTTTATTAGCGAGGGGCATTTTAGGCGCCATTTGTTGCAATATCGCCAAACATTGGAAAAACAACGGAATGAGTTAATTAACATTTTACGGGAAAATTGGTTTGTCCCCTTCACTTACACCACCCCGAGTGGTGGCCTAGCACTAATGGTAACATTCGAACAAACAGTGAATTGCATACATATTTACCAAGAAGCTATAAAAGAAGGCATTATTCCCACCCCTGGCAACCTGTTTTCTACCAACGATGCTTTTAGCAATAGTATGCGGCTCAGTTTTGTTCATGAGATAAGCGGAAAACGCCTCGCTGCCATTAAGCGTTTAGGACAGTTGGTAAGGTCTCACGTTTAA
- the ccoG gene encoding cytochrome c oxidase accessory protein CcoG, protein MSQSLASKQDVIFQTSQLDGKIYIREQKGDFQRIRRYLSWVLVSGFMLLPWVQYHGQQGILFNVPEQKLTLFDITLFPQDMFIFSLIFILAAFLLFYITRLYGRVWCGYTCPQTIWMLMFNWVERRVEGSFRQSQALDNAPLGTSKVIKKAVKHSIWLAISFLTALVFMSYFVPVSQLYSSVFTFQASTIVLGWVFFFTACTYINGGWIKEKMCLHICPYARFQSVMFSNTTTLITYDNTRGENRGPRKLKAQKATDMGDCVDCGLCVDVCPVGIDIRQGLQYECINCGLCADACNDVMRKFNYPRYLIKYAPKQESKRRWSAHLGYGVASLLCLCFIVQWAFSRDEFDVSIIRDRQALYRVNTQGKVENTFVLKIINKTQQTRGYLLKIEHDENLIIQGTPEYVVSPTEQAMTYVTVVARHAPSAQKIPIHFAILDQKSHEVIQKSSSFFSPTDAW, encoded by the coding sequence GTGAGCCAGTCTTTAGCCTCTAAACAAGATGTTATTTTTCAAACGTCTCAGCTAGATGGAAAAATATATATACGAGAACAGAAAGGCGACTTTCAACGTATTCGTCGTTACCTTAGTTGGGTGCTAGTGAGTGGCTTTATGCTGCTCCCTTGGGTTCAATATCATGGTCAGCAAGGGATTCTTTTTAATGTCCCAGAGCAAAAACTGACCTTGTTTGACATCACGTTATTTCCTCAGGATATGTTTATATTTAGCCTGATTTTTATTCTGGCTGCATTTTTATTGTTCTATATCACACGTTTATACGGGCGCGTTTGGTGCGGATACACCTGTCCTCAAACCATATGGATGCTTATGTTTAACTGGGTTGAGCGTAGAGTCGAGGGTAGCTTTAGGCAAAGCCAAGCGCTCGATAATGCGCCGCTTGGTACATCAAAAGTCATTAAAAAAGCGGTGAAGCATAGTATTTGGTTAGCGATTTCATTTCTGACTGCGCTGGTATTTATGTCGTATTTCGTACCGGTATCACAGCTATATTCTTCAGTATTCACTTTTCAGGCATCTACTATAGTGCTGGGGTGGGTGTTCTTTTTTACGGCTTGTACCTATATCAATGGTGGCTGGATAAAAGAAAAAATGTGTCTGCATATTTGCCCTTATGCTCGGTTTCAATCTGTTATGTTCAGCAATACCACGACGCTAATTACCTATGATAATACGCGAGGTGAGAATCGCGGGCCGCGTAAATTAAAGGCGCAGAAAGCCACAGATATGGGGGATTGTGTTGACTGTGGTTTGTGTGTTGATGTGTGCCCAGTCGGGATCGATATTCGTCAGGGGCTACAATACGAGTGCATCAATTGCGGATTGTGCGCAGATGCTTGCAATGATGTTATGCGCAAATTTAACTATCCGCGATACCTAATTAAATATGCGCCCAAACAGGAGAGCAAACGCAGATGGTCTGCGCATTTGGGGTATGGTGTCGCGTCATTGCTATGTTTATGCTTTATTGTTCAGTGGGCGTTTAGTCGAGATGAGTTTGACGTGAGCATCATTCGTGACCGCCAGGCGCTTTACCGTGTGAACACCCAAGGGAAAGTAGAAAATACCTTTGTGCTGAAGATCATTAACAAAACCCAACAAACAAGAGGATATTTACTCAAAATAGAGCATGATGAAAATCTAATAATTCAAGGAACGCCTGAGTATGTCGTCTCGCCCACCGAGCAAGCAATGACTTATGTTACCGTAGTTGCGCGACACGCACCTAGTGCACAGAAAATACCGATCCACTTTGCCATTCTAGACCAGAAAAGTCATGAAGTGATCCAGAAATCTTCATCGTTTTTTAGCCCGACAGATGCTTGGTAG
- a CDS encoding sensor histidine kinase, which translates to MKISSKLMLIVMLTIFEISMTLLAVFEISKGAKFHQLNSLHFKYIVQYSELINDFERSSTKDVSPLINVIINMRQQPIECVEAVSWLNVIIMQQINTYHAVDICRKDIDDANNILKVIANFEAGELSAKQLIVDLRESAKVFNQNSALFEKPITDTVTFIMRVAIPFLVAISLFNILFISYMSKNISGSIRNAIRLLKRGTREKSLIDEIDSNVTGELKTLLLVAKERLANEVLVAEINQKLEKLVEQRTQSLTRANEELAQFAYRASHDLKAPLTSSKLLTQFIIEDIESGNINSAIDDANKIYGQMEKLEKLVVGILSLTEADAIDDTKTSIDLASIIDDIRLRLLEPRNLANGFIRCTTDITSEFTSEKVRIVQILENLISNSEKYKDEAKPEAPFINITLQETDLDYRLVVEDNGLGIPANRHDEVFQMFKRFHPEVSSGSGLGLAIVKKHVSFLKGQIDMQSSALGTVFTITLPKEKFNEEY; encoded by the coding sequence ATGAAAATATCAAGTAAGCTAATGCTTATTGTGATGCTGACAATATTCGAAATATCCATGACCTTACTGGCGGTATTCGAGATCTCAAAAGGTGCTAAATTCCACCAACTCAATTCCCTTCATTTTAAATATATAGTCCAATATTCTGAGTTGATTAACGATTTCGAGAGAAGCTCAACAAAAGACGTTTCACCATTAATCAATGTGATAATTAATATGCGACAACAACCTATCGAGTGCGTTGAAGCCGTGAGTTGGCTGAATGTTATTATCATGCAGCAAATTAACACTTATCACGCGGTAGATATTTGCCGGAAAGACATTGACGATGCCAACAACATACTAAAGGTGATTGCTAACTTTGAAGCGGGGGAGCTCAGCGCAAAGCAGTTAATCGTTGATCTCAGGGAGTCAGCTAAGGTCTTTAATCAAAACTCTGCATTATTTGAAAAACCGATTACGGATACAGTCACTTTTATCATGCGAGTGGCGATCCCGTTTTTGGTGGCCATATCCTTGTTCAATATATTATTCATTTCCTATATGTCGAAAAATATTTCAGGTTCTATTCGTAATGCGATCCGTTTGTTGAAAAGGGGAACACGTGAGAAAAGCTTAATTGACGAAATCGATTCAAATGTGACAGGGGAATTGAAAACCTTATTGCTTGTAGCAAAAGAGCGATTGGCCAATGAGGTACTTGTGGCTGAAATTAATCAAAAACTAGAAAAGTTAGTCGAGCAAAGAACCCAGAGTTTAACCCGAGCTAACGAAGAACTTGCTCAGTTTGCCTATCGAGCATCCCATGATTTAAAAGCCCCGCTAACATCATCAAAATTGCTTACCCAATTTATTATTGAAGACATAGAAAGTGGAAATATTAATAGCGCGATCGATGATGCGAATAAGATTTATGGGCAAATGGAAAAACTCGAAAAATTGGTTGTGGGTATTTTGTCTTTGACAGAAGCAGATGCGATTGATGACACGAAAACGAGCATCGATTTGGCGTCCATTATAGATGATATTCGGTTACGTTTGTTGGAACCACGGAATCTGGCGAATGGGTTTATTCGCTGCACAACTGACATAACAAGTGAATTCACCAGTGAAAAAGTGCGTATTGTCCAAATTTTGGAAAATCTAATCTCCAATTCTGAAAAATATAAAGATGAGGCTAAGCCCGAAGCGCCATTCATTAATATAACACTGCAAGAAACAGACCTTGATTACCGACTTGTCGTTGAGGATAACGGCTTGGGGATCCCCGCTAATCGCCATGATGAAGTATTTCAGATGTTTAAACGTTTTCACCCAGAAGTTAGTTCAGGCTCGGGGTTAGGGCTAGCCATTGTTAAAAAACATGTAAGTTTTTTAAAGGGACAAATTGATATGCAATCATCAGCGCTAGGCACAGTGTTTACCATCACCTTGCCTAAGGAGAAATTCAATGAAGAATATTAA
- a CDS encoding response regulator — MKNINVLIVDDSELDRYILRRQLTGLGVEHIVEKDDGSSALDYLKDYDRNYQLFPGKFPPIIIFLDINMPKVNGFDFLDEFAKIRRQFDFRSCVVAMYSSSERTEDKERALKYEFVSRYLVKGEITESYLDETLQALNKSN, encoded by the coding sequence ATGAAGAATATTAATGTACTGATCGTCGATGACAGTGAGCTAGACCGATATATCCTTAGAAGACAGCTCACGGGGCTCGGTGTAGAGCACATTGTAGAGAAAGACGATGGCTCTAGCGCGTTAGACTATTTAAAAGACTACGATAGAAACTACCAACTTTTCCCAGGCAAATTTCCACCGATTATCATTTTTCTCGATATCAATATGCCTAAAGTGAATGGATTTGATTTTCTTGATGAGTTTGCCAAAATCCGGCGGCAGTTCGACTTTCGCTCCTGCGTAGTGGCTATGTATTCTTCCTCCGAACGTACTGAGGATAAAGAGCGCGCGTTGAAATACGAATTTGTCTCGCGTTACTTGGTTAAAGGTGAGATAACCGAATCGTATCTTGATGAAACTCTTCAGGCGCTTAATAAGTCTAACTGA
- a CDS encoding sensor histidine kinase has translation MPDIDSYVGQPYLANPHDKLLNLDEGIQLNLDSICELVLPIFDAHFCRLFCCYDKTMFLVSQKGEMNQVTQQLIISKKELVALAQSSNSLNTLARITTPNDESLLRHISPIILPSGLVFGYLEFYRDKGASLNSKEQAIITVLQRDIGNHLLQHKHLLAAAKSRELHLLISKHNRDWIFVKDTDFRIVYANEAFLNAYPQAASSISEQDPSSSMYQSITTAASLEQDKIALSQGQSVTTEDMTAADGSIMVYETVKRRFEDGDGVPYILCIRRDITERERFIRQLKEANNDLDDFTKIASHDLKAPLNAIRRLLSWIEEDCQHILPEESVENLRLVISRANRMQSLLEDLLTFAKIGREDKTVTCIELAKLISDLNPLLDLPAGFEINVEPAELVVPSVPFKTVMLNLVGNAIKHNDKDLGKVEVGCKINKFCYEISISDNGPGIEEKYFERIFQLFQTLKSRDELEASGIGLAVVKKYVNQFGGRIEIDSDGVNGTTFTVFWPKPK, from the coding sequence ATGCCTGATATTGATAGTTATGTTGGCCAGCCCTATTTAGCCAATCCACACGACAAATTATTGAATCTAGATGAAGGCATTCAGCTAAATCTAGACAGTATTTGCGAATTGGTTTTACCCATTTTCGATGCCCACTTCTGTCGCTTGTTTTGTTGTTATGACAAGACAATGTTTTTAGTGTCTCAAAAGGGGGAAATGAATCAAGTAACTCAACAGCTGATTATTAGCAAAAAAGAATTAGTAGCATTAGCGCAGAGTAGCAATTCGTTGAATACGCTTGCGCGTATTACAACCCCAAATGACGAAAGCCTACTTCGTCATATCTCTCCTATCATTTTACCGTCAGGTCTTGTATTTGGTTATCTCGAATTTTACCGAGACAAGGGGGCAAGTCTAAATTCTAAAGAGCAAGCGATTATTACTGTACTTCAGCGAGATATCGGTAACCATCTTTTACAACATAAACATTTGCTTGCAGCGGCAAAATCGCGGGAATTACACCTTCTTATCTCGAAACACAATCGAGACTGGATCTTTGTGAAGGACACCGACTTTAGAATTGTTTATGCCAATGAAGCGTTTTTAAATGCATACCCGCAAGCCGCTAGCAGCATAAGTGAACAAGACCCATCATCTTCTATGTATCAGTCTATTACTACCGCAGCGTCGCTGGAGCAAGATAAAATCGCTTTATCTCAGGGCCAGAGCGTGACCACCGAAGACATGACCGCAGCAGACGGGAGTATCATGGTATATGAAACGGTAAAACGGCGATTCGAGGATGGCGACGGGGTCCCTTATATTTTATGTATACGCAGAGACATCACGGAGCGTGAAAGATTTATTCGGCAGTTAAAAGAAGCAAATAATGATCTAGATGACTTTACTAAGATTGCCTCCCATGACTTAAAAGCGCCTTTAAATGCAATTCGGCGATTGCTTAGCTGGATTGAAGAGGACTGCCAACATATATTGCCTGAAGAGTCTGTCGAGAACTTACGCCTAGTGATTAGCCGAGCGAATAGAATGCAGTCGTTGCTAGAAGACCTACTGACGTTTGCTAAGATTGGTAGAGAAGATAAAACCGTCACGTGCATAGAATTGGCAAAGTTAATTTCAGATTTAAACCCCTTGTTGGATTTACCTGCAGGATTTGAAATTAACGTGGAGCCAGCAGAGTTAGTGGTGCCAAGCGTACCGTTTAAGACCGTTATGCTCAATTTAGTTGGTAATGCGATTAAACACAATGACAAAGACTTGGGCAAAGTGGAAGTCGGATGCAAGATAAACAAGTTTTGCTATGAAATCAGTATTAGCGACAACGGACCTGGTATTGAGGAGAAATACTTCGAACGTATTTTTCAATTGTTTCAAACGCTTAAATCCCGAGACGAACTAGAAGCCAGTGGAATTGGTTTAGCTGTGGTGAAGAAATACGTTAATCAGTTTGGTGGAAGAATAGAAATAGACTCTGATGGCGTAAACGGCACGACTTTTACGGTTTTTTGGCCTAAACCTAAATAG
- a CDS encoding EAL domain-containing protein, with translation MKVLIVDDDIVDRKVVKRTLCASSDSHHDVQEATSAAQGMSLLSANQFDVILLDYRMPEVDGIEMVSDMRAKPDMGNTAIVMISAYDEPSLALDCIEAGAQDFLSKSEITLNKLEKAILYANKRFEIEQRMHKSYLAVKKMAEKDPLTGLSNRYHFEETLKILIASNKRLTSKVALLALDLDNFKHINDTLGHAAGDKVLQQSVKRMRKCLRNNEGFARLGGDEFAIILGNIISGDEISRIANRILDSFNVAFNIDDKEVHCGVSIGVALCPDDSVNAQTLLKCADIAMYRAKQNGKNGVSFYESYYQTEFNQRFLIQNELIGVLENASFRLLYQPLFSATDKSLLGFEALIRWPEIEPYFTPEEFIPVAEQSKLINRIGQWVIATALHQLSQWHSQFNAALTMSVNISAVQLHDIELLPYLSHTLEKLSLPASSVILEITETALIKDNKKVTDILRVLSGRGFKIALDDFGMGFSSVSHLMEYPIDIVKLDKSMQTSNDSSDKHQRIFKALALMLKTLDFVVVAEGIETKEQLLQCQQFNLERLQGNYLGLPLNKEKSELFLASIFDV, from the coding sequence ATGAAAGTTTTGATAGTAGATGATGATATCGTTGATAGAAAAGTGGTAAAGCGAACTCTGTGCGCATCTAGCGACTCCCATCACGATGTTCAAGAAGCCACGTCAGCCGCGCAAGGAATGAGCCTGTTAAGTGCCAACCAATTTGATGTCATTTTACTTGATTACAGAATGCCAGAAGTTGACGGCATTGAGATGGTGAGTGACATGCGCGCCAAACCCGATATGGGCAACACCGCAATTGTAATGATCAGTGCCTATGATGAACCTTCATTAGCACTGGATTGTATTGAGGCAGGTGCGCAAGATTTTTTATCGAAAAGTGAAATTACGCTCAACAAACTTGAGAAAGCGATTCTCTACGCCAACAAACGCTTCGAAATTGAACAGCGTATGCATAAAAGTTATTTAGCCGTTAAGAAAATGGCTGAGAAAGATCCGCTAACTGGCTTGTCTAATCGTTATCACTTTGAAGAAACGTTAAAAATATTGATTGCAAGTAACAAGCGCCTGACCAGCAAGGTTGCGTTACTCGCGTTAGATTTAGATAACTTTAAACATATTAACGACACCTTGGGTCATGCCGCGGGTGACAAAGTACTGCAGCAATCCGTTAAACGAATGCGCAAGTGTCTGCGCAATAACGAGGGCTTTGCTCGGCTGGGTGGTGATGAGTTCGCCATTATTTTAGGCAATATAATCTCTGGTGATGAAATCAGCCGCATCGCTAATCGCATTCTTGACTCGTTCAACGTTGCATTCAATATTGATGATAAAGAGGTGCACTGTGGTGTGAGCATTGGTGTAGCTCTATGTCCAGATGACTCGGTTAACGCGCAAACGTTACTTAAATGCGCAGATATTGCGATGTACCGGGCGAAACAAAATGGCAAGAACGGGGTAAGCTTTTATGAATCCTACTATCAAACCGAGTTTAACCAGCGTTTCTTAATTCAGAACGAATTGATTGGTGTCTTGGAAAACGCCTCGTTTAGATTGCTTTATCAACCTTTGTTTTCAGCTACTGATAAATCCTTATTAGGCTTTGAAGCGCTTATTCGATGGCCGGAAATAGAGCCTTATTTTACGCCAGAGGAATTCATTCCTGTGGCGGAGCAAAGCAAGCTGATAAATCGCATCGGGCAATGGGTAATTGCTACTGCGTTGCATCAGTTATCTCAGTGGCATAGTCAATTTAATGCGGCTCTCACTATGTCGGTGAATATTTCTGCTGTACAGCTGCATGACATCGAGCTGTTACCTTATTTATCGCATACCCTTGAAAAGCTGTCGCTACCTGCAAGTAGCGTTATATTAGAAATTACAGAAACAGCACTGATTAAGGACAACAAAAAGGTAACTGATATATTACGCGTTTTGTCTGGGCGTGGGTTTAAGATAGCCCTTGATGACTTCGGTATGGGCTTCTCTTCGGTATCGCATTTAATGGAATACCCTATTGATATTGTTAAATTAGACAAGAGCATGCAAACCTCTAATGATAGTTCAGACAAGCATCAGCGAATATTTAAAGCCCTCGCACTCATGCTCAAAACCTTAGACTTTGTTGTTGTTGCAGAAGGAATTGAAACGAAAGAACAACTACTGCAATGCCAACAATTTAACTTAGAACGTTTGCAAGGGAACTATTTAGGTTTGCCGTTAAATAAAGAAAAAAGTGAATTATTCCTCGCAAGTATCTTCGATGTATAG
- a CDS encoding S8 family peptidase: MKLKFKKKGAMLVAGVMSLTALPALASSNGLLGLNLTQVVTNADVSELTTSLGLPDVPVVDSILKMNNEILIQGGEIKVLRELIEKIGGLVTHELPLVGGIGVRVSDLQLAILQKLPSSLIKITKNDAVFTSSALDHCSVYGSHVVDLTANKISWNLYNAKDMKANAEEMTFTWPERLGQVRSVKFNGRLVYWSLFGRQNGELTLDANALKRYANLDAYESATVEVSFTRYGADNYTQGDFSMDVEFAQGCDRSLVKGYDTQANSEDSNSYYVNNIGADELHDNGITGKDVTVAVIDSGLWAAHSALRQNTQNRSRITAAYDALEDTEVKVRNMTDENSHGTHITGIIANSDRAVVDGQMRSYYQGVAPDANLVVVKAFYEDGHSTYLDALRALQYIADNHKALNIRVVNLSFGAPPRSNYWDDPINQAVMALWEQDVVVVTSAGNTGPSAMTIGVPANVPYVISVGAISDNYTQDNPNDDTLLSFSSQGPTHEAFIKPDMVAPGGHMFSLANEDMYVPSKFPQYMVGKDRFIMSGTSQASGVVSGVVALMLQNDPSLSANDVKCRLMSSTTMAQVNGKLAYSPFQQGSGSVNAVKAVESSESGCANNGMDIAADLSGEQHYMGAARKDENGNYYIKGFEFEVWEEAFMWEEAFMWEEAFMWEEAFMWEEAFMWEEAFMWEEAFMWEEAFMWEEAFMWEEAFMWEEAHMNQENFMLQE; this comes from the coding sequence ATGAAACTAAAATTTAAAAAGAAAGGCGCAATGTTAGTTGCAGGAGTGATGAGCTTAACTGCTTTGCCTGCGCTTGCATCGAGTAACGGATTGCTTGGGCTTAACTTAACTCAGGTGGTAACAAACGCAGATGTTTCAGAGTTGACTACATCGTTAGGTTTACCTGATGTGCCTGTGGTCGACAGCATATTGAAAATGAACAATGAAATATTGATTCAAGGCGGCGAGATAAAAGTCTTGCGTGAACTGATTGAAAAGATCGGTGGCTTGGTGACCCATGAATTACCGTTGGTGGGAGGAATTGGTGTTAGAGTCAGCGACTTACAGCTGGCAATTTTGCAGAAGCTACCGAGTAGTCTTATTAAAATTACCAAAAACGATGCGGTTTTTACTTCAAGCGCACTGGATCACTGTTCTGTTTACGGAAGCCATGTGGTCGATTTAACAGCAAATAAAATCAGCTGGAATTTATACAACGCAAAGGATATGAAAGCGAACGCAGAGGAAATGACCTTCACTTGGCCTGAGCGTTTAGGGCAAGTTCGCTCAGTAAAATTTAATGGAAGGTTAGTATATTGGAGTTTATTTGGTCGTCAAAATGGCGAGTTAACACTGGATGCGAACGCCTTAAAGCGCTACGCCAATTTAGATGCCTACGAGAGTGCGACTGTCGAGGTCTCATTTACGCGATATGGGGCTGATAATTACACCCAAGGCGACTTCTCTATGGATGTTGAGTTTGCGCAAGGGTGTGATCGAAGTTTAGTTAAAGGGTATGACACTCAAGCTAATAGCGAAGACAGCAATAGCTACTATGTTAATAACATTGGAGCTGATGAGCTGCATGATAATGGTATTACGGGTAAAGATGTCACGGTTGCCGTTATTGATAGCGGGCTTTGGGCTGCACACAGTGCACTAAGACAAAATACACAAAATCGCTCACGTATCACAGCAGCATATGATGCCCTTGAAGATACTGAAGTGAAAGTGAGGAATATGACTGATGAAAACAGTCACGGTACTCACATTACAGGCATTATTGCCAATAGTGATCGTGCTGTTGTTGATGGGCAAATGCGCAGTTATTATCAAGGTGTTGCCCCAGACGCTAACCTAGTGGTAGTAAAAGCGTTCTATGAAGACGGCCACAGTACCTACCTAGATGCGTTACGCGCATTGCAGTACATCGCGGATAATCACAAAGCATTGAATATACGCGTGGTGAACTTATCGTTCGGTGCACCTCCTCGTTCTAATTACTGGGATGACCCAATTAACCAAGCTGTTATGGCACTTTGGGAACAAGATGTTGTGGTTGTGACATCAGCGGGTAATACCGGGCCAAGTGCAATGACCATTGGCGTGCCCGCTAACGTACCTTACGTTATCAGTGTTGGTGCCATCAGTGATAACTACACCCAAGATAACCCGAACGATGATACCTTGCTTTCATTTTCTTCTCAGGGGCCGACTCACGAGGCGTTTATCAAACCCGATATGGTCGCGCCTGGTGGGCACATGTTCAGCTTAGCGAATGAAGATATGTATGTGCCAAGCAAGTTTCCTCAGTACATGGTAGGTAAAGACCGATTTATTATGTCTGGCACATCTCAAGCGTCGGGTGTGGTCAGTGGTGTTGTCGCTCTAATGCTGCAAAACGATCCAAGCTTGAGCGCGAATGATGTGAAGTGCCGTTTGATGAGTAGTACGACTATGGCCCAAGTGAATGGCAAACTGGCTTATAGCCCATTTCAACAAGGTTCAGGCAGTGTGAATGCGGTGAAAGCCGTTGAATCGAGTGAATCAGGTTGTGCAAATAATGGCATGGATATCGCTGCCGATCTAAGTGGTGAGCAACATTACATGGGGGCTGCACGTAAAGACGAGAACGGCAATTACTACATAAAAGGTTTTGAGTTCGAAGTGTGGGAAGAAGCCTTCATGTGGGAAGAAGCCTTCATGTGGGAAGAAGCCTTCATGTGGGAAGAAGCTTTCATGTGGGAAGAAGCCTTCATGTGGGAAGAAGCCTTCATGTGGGAAGAAGCCTTCATGTGGGAAGAGGCCTTCATGTGGGAAGAGGCCTTCATGTGGGAAGAGGCCTTCATGTGGGAAGAAGCGCATATGAACCAAGAGAACTTCATGCTTCAAGAATAA